The proteins below are encoded in one region of Microbacterium pygmaeum:
- a CDS encoding sensor histidine kinase produces MSTLSDLVYAQGRSSEAEVEWLHRLAGDGQLLADLAFADIVIWVPTDDDTFIAVAHTRPGGAATLFYRDIVGDRVRPQWRTQVREAFQSGRIVDSASPDWFEETPTRVRAVPIVRTHGQDPAMTIGVLTRHTNLGETRTPSRQQITFNDCADDLFGMVASGEFPNLDAPTAPRRGAPRASDGLIRLDVNGVTTFASPNALSAFNRMGFDDELEGESLVEVTTRILPEKRQFDESLPLVVSGRAPWRADIEARGVSVSLRTIPLRDHGTRIGAIVLCRDVTEIRHQEQELITKDATIREIHHRVKNNLQTVASLLRIQARRSHSDEARDALTQAMRRVAAIAVVHDTLSEGLAQNVDFDNVFDRVLKLVAEVAAAPNTRARTHSTGTFGTLPSEYATPLALALTELVTNAVEHGLAGQEGDVEIIAERSEDRLEVRVRDTGTGLPEGQVGRGLGTQIVRTLIQGELGGTIDWHTIMGSGTEVTIDIPMRYIERAPN; encoded by the coding sequence GTGTCGACGCTCTCCGATCTCGTGTACGCCCAGGGCCGCTCCAGCGAAGCCGAGGTGGAATGGCTGCACCGTCTCGCCGGCGACGGCCAGCTGCTGGCAGACCTGGCGTTCGCCGACATCGTGATCTGGGTGCCCACCGACGATGACACGTTCATCGCGGTCGCCCACACCCGGCCCGGCGGCGCGGCGACCCTCTTCTACCGCGACATCGTCGGCGACCGCGTGCGTCCGCAGTGGCGGACGCAGGTTCGCGAGGCGTTCCAGTCCGGCCGGATCGTCGACTCCGCCTCGCCGGACTGGTTCGAGGAGACCCCGACTCGGGTCCGGGCCGTCCCGATCGTCCGGACGCACGGCCAGGATCCGGCGATGACGATCGGCGTGCTGACCCGCCACACCAATCTCGGAGAGACGCGCACCCCCTCGCGTCAGCAGATCACCTTCAACGACTGCGCCGACGATCTGTTCGGGATGGTGGCGTCAGGGGAGTTCCCCAATCTGGACGCTCCCACTGCACCGCGTCGTGGCGCGCCCCGCGCCTCTGACGGCCTGATCCGTCTCGACGTCAACGGCGTCACGACCTTCGCCAGCCCGAACGCGCTGTCCGCCTTCAACCGGATGGGCTTCGATGACGAGTTGGAGGGCGAGTCCCTCGTCGAGGTGACCACGCGCATTCTTCCCGAGAAGCGGCAGTTCGACGAGTCGCTGCCGCTCGTGGTGAGCGGTCGGGCGCCGTGGCGCGCCGACATCGAGGCGCGCGGGGTCTCCGTGTCGCTTCGGACGATCCCGCTCCGCGATCACGGCACCCGCATCGGTGCGATCGTGCTGTGCCGCGACGTGACCGAGATCCGCCACCAGGAGCAGGAGCTCATCACCAAGGACGCGACGATCCGCGAGATCCACCATCGGGTGAAGAACAACCTGCAGACCGTGGCGTCCCTGTTGCGCATCCAGGCGCGCCGATCGCACTCCGACGAGGCGCGCGATGCGCTCACCCAGGCGATGCGACGGGTGGCCGCGATCGCCGTGGTCCACGACACCCTGTCCGAAGGACTCGCGCAGAACGTCGACTTCGACAACGTGTTCGACAGGGTGCTCAAGCTCGTCGCCGAGGTGGCGGCCGCGCCGAACACCCGCGCCCGTACCCACTCCACAGGAACCTTCGGCACCCTGCCGAGCGAGTACGCCACGCCGTTGGCGCTCGCGCTGACCGAACTGGTCACCAACGCGGTGGAGCACGGGCTGGCGGGGCAGGAGGGCGACGTCGAGATCATCGCCGAGCGCAGCGAAGACCGGCTCGAGGTGCGCGTGCGCGACACCGGAACCGGTCTGCCGGAGGGTCAGGTCGGTCGCGGACTGGGCACGCAGATCGTCCGCACCCTGATCCAGGGCGAATTGGGCGGCACCATCGACTGGCACACGATCATGGGCAGCGGCACCGAAGTCACGATCGACATCCCGATGCGCTACATCGAGCGCGCGCCGAACTGA
- a CDS encoding AAA family ATPase: MNVLVAVDAPVGDDLAAGLRREGIAVVGVVEASALLLLADDGALGEEAERIAAALTSADTVVLGTTRRTLTASVVALCDRSAVRIIALCERSEDERIAAAFGVDPALALDVQPWRLAEVIASPGRDGVPSSRADAGAPPTPAAAVASSPKVIAVWGPGGAPGRSTIAIELAVELARGGRHVGLVDADSHAPSIALLLGMADEAPGFAAACRQAELGGLDARELTRISAPLSRTGVDVLTGINRPSRWPELTAARVAAALTSCRDWADYTVVDVAAPLERDEEIVSDLDGPRRNAATLAALQTADLVVAVAGADPLGVSRFLRAYPELRATIGATPVAVLANRLRPGALGIDARGQVRRTLDRFGGIDAVSFVPSDPRSADAALLAARPIAEVSPRSPIALGVRRFVGESVAPTVELRTRSRRALRVGRTAA; this comes from the coding sequence GTGAACGTGCTCGTCGCCGTCGATGCACCCGTCGGTGACGATCTCGCGGCGGGGCTGCGGCGCGAGGGCATCGCGGTGGTCGGCGTCGTCGAGGCATCCGCTCTGCTCCTCCTGGCCGACGACGGCGCCCTCGGCGAGGAGGCGGAGCGCATCGCCGCCGCGCTCACCTCAGCCGACACCGTCGTCCTCGGCACCACCAGACGCACCCTCACTGCGTCGGTCGTCGCGCTGTGCGACCGCTCCGCAGTGCGGATCATCGCGCTGTGCGAACGCAGCGAGGACGAGCGGATCGCAGCCGCCTTCGGCGTGGACCCGGCGCTCGCGCTCGATGTCCAGCCGTGGCGGCTCGCCGAGGTGATCGCCTCGCCGGGCAGAGACGGCGTGCCGTCGAGCCGAGCGGATGCCGGTGCGCCCCCGACGCCGGCTGCCGCCGTCGCGTCATCGCCGAAGGTGATCGCAGTGTGGGGGCCCGGCGGTGCGCCTGGCCGCTCCACGATCGCCATCGAGCTCGCCGTGGAACTCGCGCGGGGCGGGCGCCACGTCGGTCTGGTCGATGCGGACTCGCACGCGCCCTCGATCGCGCTGCTGCTGGGCATGGCCGACGAGGCTCCTGGCTTCGCCGCGGCATGCCGGCAGGCGGAGCTCGGCGGCCTCGACGCGCGTGAGCTGACGCGCATCAGCGCGCCGCTCTCCCGAACCGGCGTCGACGTCCTCACCGGGATCAACCGGCCCTCACGATGGCCGGAACTCACCGCGGCACGCGTGGCCGCGGCGCTCACGTCCTGCCGGGACTGGGCCGACTACACCGTGGTCGACGTGGCGGCCCCGCTGGAGCGCGACGAGGAGATCGTCAGCGACCTGGACGGACCGCGCCGCAACGCCGCCACGCTGGCCGCCCTGCAGACGGCCGATCTCGTCGTCGCGGTGGCGGGCGCGGATCCGCTCGGTGTGTCGCGTTTTCTGCGCGCATACCCGGAACTGCGGGCGACGATCGGTGCGACGCCGGTGGCGGTGCTGGCCAACCGGCTCCGGCCCGGGGCGCTGGGCATCGACGCCCGCGGTCAGGTGCGGCGCACCCTGGACCGCTTCGGCGGAATCGATGCCGTGTCGTTCGTGCCGTCCGATCCGCGGAGTGCGGATGCCGCACTGCTGGCCGCCCGCCCGATCGCCGAGGTCTCGCCGCGGTCCCCGATCGCCCTGGGGGTGCGGCGCTTCGTCGGAGAGTCCGTCGCGCCGACCGTCGAACTGCGCACCCGCTCGCGGCGTGCCCTTCGTGTCGGGCGCACCGCCGCCTGA
- a CDS encoding SAF domain-containing protein, with protein MTALEPVRARPRAFWADMRFFLGIVLVAASVAGVWFVVSASRQTVPVFAAARTIVPGEAVSGDDVRVVDVALGQVGGAYLDADALTDGLVAVRTIESGELVPQSAVGDAAAAHTTSVVLRSAVDVPGSVEAGTVVEVWAAPQIEGGYDEPRILVADATVVSVTRDDSMIGAGSAALELVIARSEVAAMLAAMADEAALSVVPTTGATR; from the coding sequence ATGACAGCTCTTGAGCCGGTCCGCGCACGACCGCGCGCGTTCTGGGCGGACATGCGGTTCTTCCTCGGAATCGTCCTGGTGGCGGCATCGGTGGCGGGCGTCTGGTTCGTGGTCTCGGCATCCCGCCAGACCGTCCCGGTCTTCGCCGCCGCACGCACCATCGTTCCCGGCGAGGCCGTCTCCGGGGACGACGTGCGCGTCGTCGATGTCGCACTCGGCCAGGTCGGCGGTGCCTACCTCGATGCCGACGCGCTGACCGACGGTCTGGTCGCGGTGCGCACGATCGAATCGGGGGAGCTCGTGCCGCAGAGCGCGGTCGGCGACGCCGCGGCCGCCCATACCACCAGCGTTGTGCTGCGCAGCGCGGTCGACGTGCCGGGCTCGGTCGAGGCCGGCACCGTGGTCGAGGTCTGGGCGGCACCCCAGATCGAGGGCGGATACGACGAGCCGCGGATCCTGGTCGCCGATGCCACGGTGGTCTCGGTCACCCGGGACGATTCGATGATCGGCGCCGGCTCGGCCGCCCTCGAGCTGGTGATCGCGCGATCGGAGGTGGCCGCGATGCTCGCCGCGATGGCGGACGAGGCGGCACTTTCGGTCGTTCCCACTACGGGAGCGACCAGGTGA
- a CDS encoding helix-turn-helix domain-containing protein yields MPDSPTSDVRLLAPAQVAEILGVTVDEVMSLVEHRRLRGLRVGSPARWRVEEASIAEYLDEQAEEARRIALWRQSNEASFPELWGTGVLPQAD; encoded by the coding sequence ATGCCCGACTCCCCGACGTCCGACGTGCGCCTGCTGGCTCCCGCCCAGGTCGCCGAGATCCTCGGCGTCACCGTGGACGAGGTGATGAGCCTGGTCGAGCATCGCCGGCTGCGGGGCCTGCGCGTCGGTTCGCCGGCGCGGTGGAGGGTCGAGGAGGCGAGCATCGCCGAGTACCTCGACGAGCAGGCCGAAGAAGCCCGGCGCATCGCCCTGTGGCGGCAGTCGAACGAGGCGAGCTTCCCCGAACTGTGGGGCACCGGCGTCCTCCCCCAGGCGGACTGA
- a CDS encoding Rv3235 family protein, whose translation MSPHDASELSEFFAPQRTPSADLPDPDVFVRNITRGVLEIFAGVREPEQVARWLTEDAYRGLLARANLATRARSARGVPARRPVHVIRSVRCSFPADGVVEAVSIVETPSRTRAVTMRLEGLDGRWRTTFLALL comes from the coding sequence ATGTCTCCCCACGACGCCAGCGAACTCTCGGAGTTCTTCGCTCCGCAGCGCACTCCTTCGGCCGACCTGCCCGATCCCGATGTGTTCGTACGCAACATCACCCGTGGTGTCCTGGAGATCTTCGCCGGCGTCCGCGAACCGGAGCAGGTCGCGCGCTGGCTCACCGAAGACGCGTACCGAGGTCTGCTGGCCCGGGCGAATCTCGCCACGCGCGCCCGCAGCGCACGCGGCGTCCCCGCTCGTCGCCCCGTCCACGTGATCCGATCGGTGCGCTGCTCGTTCCCTGCCGACGGCGTCGTGGAAGCGGTGTCCATCGTCGAGACGCCATCGCGCACCCGCGCCGTCACGATGCGCCTGGAGGGCCTCGACGGACGGTGGCGCACCACCTTCCTCGCCCTGCTCTGA
- a CDS encoding pyridoxal phosphate-dependent aminotransferase has translation MSPLRHLDQSSKLRDVLYEIRGQALVEADRLENEGHTILKLNTGNPAVFGFEAPFQIVRDMIEAIPHAHGYSDSRGIISARRAVVYRYEQDPTFPPFGPDDVYLGNGVSELITMTMQALLDEGDEVLIPAPDYPLWTAMTSLGGGTPLHYRCDELNGWQPDLEDIRAQITPRTKAIVVINPNNPTGAVYPREVLEGIAQIAREHSLLILADEIYDRILFDDAVHVPMASVAPDLLCLTFNGLSKTYRVAGYRSGWMVITGPKDHARGFLEGIQLLASTRLCPNVPAQHAVQAALSGVQSIDALIGPAGRLLEQRDAAWQSLEAIPGVSCVKPEGALYAFPRLDPDVYEIHDDAKLVYDFLVAEHVLLVQGTGFNWPTPDHLRIVTLPEARVLTEAVERLGNFLSSYRQ, from the coding sequence ATGAGTCCCCTCCGTCACCTCGACCAGTCGAGCAAGCTCCGAGACGTCCTCTACGAGATCCGCGGCCAGGCGCTCGTGGAGGCGGACCGCCTCGAGAACGAGGGTCACACGATCCTCAAGCTCAACACGGGCAACCCCGCAGTCTTCGGCTTCGAGGCCCCCTTCCAGATCGTGCGCGACATGATCGAGGCGATTCCGCACGCGCATGGCTACAGCGACAGCCGCGGCATCATCTCGGCCCGCCGGGCCGTCGTCTACCGCTACGAGCAGGACCCCACCTTCCCGCCGTTCGGCCCCGACGACGTGTACCTCGGCAACGGGGTCTCCGAGCTGATCACGATGACGATGCAGGCGCTGCTGGACGAAGGCGACGAAGTCCTGATCCCCGCTCCGGACTATCCGCTGTGGACTGCCATGACCAGCCTCGGCGGCGGAACACCGCTGCACTATCGCTGCGACGAGTTGAACGGCTGGCAGCCCGACCTCGAGGACATCCGCGCGCAGATCACTCCGCGCACGAAGGCGATCGTCGTGATCAACCCGAACAACCCCACGGGCGCCGTCTACCCCCGTGAGGTGCTCGAGGGGATCGCCCAGATCGCCCGCGAGCACTCGCTGCTGATCCTCGCCGACGAGATCTACGACCGTATCCTCTTCGACGACGCCGTCCACGTGCCGATGGCTTCGGTCGCACCGGACCTGCTGTGCCTCACCTTCAACGGGCTGTCCAAGACCTATCGGGTCGCGGGCTACCGATCGGGGTGGATGGTCATCACCGGTCCGAAGGATCATGCCCGCGGCTTCCTGGAGGGAATCCAGCTGCTCGCCTCCACCCGCCTGTGCCCGAACGTCCCCGCCCAGCACGCCGTCCAGGCCGCGCTGTCGGGCGTGCAGTCGATCGACGCGCTGATCGGTCCGGCCGGCAGGCTGCTCGAGCAGCGGGATGCCGCGTGGCAGAGCCTCGAGGCGATCCCCGGCGTCAGCTGCGTCAAGCCCGAGGGTGCGCTCTATGCGTTCCCGCGCCTGGATCCCGACGTCTACGAGATCCACGACGACGCGAAGCTCGTCTACGACTTCCTGGTCGCCGAGCATGTGCTCCTGGTGCAGGGCACCGGCTTCAACTGGCCGACGCCCGACCATCTGAGGATCGTCACCCTGCCCGAGGCTCGCGTGCTCACCGAAGCTGTGGAACGCCTGGGCAATTTCCTCTCGTCCTACCGCCAGTAG
- the secA gene encoding preprotein translocase subunit SecA — MANALEKLLRAGEGRILRRLQQVVKAVNALEEDYSHLTDEELRNETAELRARFEAGATLDQLMPEAFAAVREAAKRTLGQRAYDVQIMGGAALHLGNIAEMKTGEGKTLTGAFPVYLNAIAGKGVHVITVNDYLASYQSELMGRIFRALGMTTGTIVAGQTPEIRRQQYEADLTYGTNNEFGFDYLRDNMAWRKEDLVQRGHFFAIVDEVDSILIDEARTPLIISGPSSGEANRWFVEFAKIAKTLDAGVDYEVDEKKRTIGVLEPGIEKVEDYLGIDNLYESANTPLISFLNNSIKALALFKRDTDYVVMNDEVMIVDEHTGRILVGRRYNEGIHQAIEAKEAVPVKAENQTLATVTLQNYFRLYEKLAGMTGTAETEAAEFMSTYQLGVVPIPTNKPMIRKDQSDLVYKNEQAKFDQVVEDIAKRHATGQPVLVGTVSVEKSEYLSRLLAKKGIKHEVLNAKNHAREAEIVARAGRLGSVTVATNMAGRGTDIMLGGNAEFLAVSEMKAKGLDPVETPDEYEAEWDAVYEGTRDTVAEEAGKVVAAGGLYVLGTERHESRRIDNQLRGRSGRQGDPGESRFYLSLTDDLMRLFQSGAAEAILARTNFPDDVAIESTMVSRAIKSAQSQVEARNAEIRKNVLKYDDVLNRQREAIYSDRRHILQGDDIADRVQHFIEDAINAVIDDHTSTGHTESWDFDALWTELKTLYPVSVTIDEVVAEAGTRGRITPDGLKREIRSDAMIAYGAREETLGAAATRELERRVVLQVLDRRWRDHLYEMDYLKDGIGLRAMAQRDPLIEYQREGFQMFQSMMGQIKEESVGYLYNLEVEVRRPAEGEGEVVAEVEAKGLGAAPVEGQRLQYSAANDAGEVEVRNDRGQVQQAATSRVRQAAAAASAASAPAAPVAEAPRGAFGQRTDAAAPAPQNRAERRAADKRK; from the coding sequence GTGGCCAACGCTCTCGAGAAACTGCTTCGCGCCGGAGAGGGACGCATCCTCCGCCGGCTGCAGCAGGTCGTGAAGGCGGTCAATGCCCTCGAAGAGGACTACTCGCACCTCACCGATGAGGAACTGCGCAACGAGACCGCCGAGCTGCGCGCCCGCTTCGAGGCCGGCGCCACGCTCGACCAGCTGATGCCCGAGGCGTTCGCCGCCGTCCGCGAGGCCGCCAAGCGCACCCTCGGTCAGCGCGCCTACGACGTCCAGATCATGGGCGGCGCGGCCCTGCACCTGGGCAACATCGCCGAGATGAAGACCGGTGAGGGCAAGACCCTGACCGGTGCATTCCCGGTCTACCTGAACGCGATCGCCGGCAAGGGCGTGCACGTGATCACCGTGAACGACTACCTGGCCTCGTACCAGTCCGAGCTGATGGGCCGCATCTTCCGCGCGCTGGGCATGACGACGGGCACGATCGTCGCCGGGCAGACCCCCGAGATCCGCCGCCAGCAGTACGAGGCCGACCTCACCTACGGTACGAACAACGAGTTCGGGTTCGACTACCTGCGCGACAACATGGCCTGGCGCAAGGAGGATCTCGTCCAGCGCGGTCACTTCTTCGCGATCGTCGACGAGGTCGACTCGATCCTCATCGACGAGGCGCGCACGCCGCTGATCATCTCCGGACCGTCCTCGGGCGAGGCGAACCGCTGGTTCGTCGAATTCGCCAAGATCGCAAAGACCCTCGACGCGGGCGTGGACTACGAGGTCGACGAGAAGAAGCGCACCATCGGCGTGCTCGAGCCCGGCATAGAAAAGGTCGAGGACTACCTCGGCATCGACAACCTGTACGAGTCGGCGAACACACCGCTCATCTCGTTCCTGAACAATTCGATCAAGGCGCTGGCGCTGTTCAAGCGCGACACCGACTACGTCGTCATGAACGACGAGGTCATGATCGTCGACGAGCACACCGGGCGCATCCTGGTCGGCCGCCGCTACAACGAGGGCATCCACCAGGCCATCGAGGCGAAGGAGGCCGTGCCGGTCAAGGCCGAGAACCAGACGCTGGCCACCGTCACGCTGCAGAACTACTTCCGCCTCTACGAGAAGCTCGCCGGCATGACCGGTACCGCCGAGACCGAGGCGGCCGAGTTCATGTCCACCTATCAGCTGGGTGTCGTTCCGATCCCGACGAACAAGCCGATGATCCGCAAGGACCAGTCCGACCTCGTCTACAAGAACGAGCAGGCCAAGTTCGATCAGGTCGTGGAAGACATCGCCAAGCGGCACGCGACCGGGCAGCCCGTGCTGGTCGGCACCGTCAGCGTCGAGAAGAGCGAGTACCTCTCCCGGCTCCTGGCCAAGAAGGGCATCAAGCACGAGGTCCTCAACGCGAAGAACCACGCGCGCGAGGCCGAGATCGTCGCCCGTGCCGGCCGGCTCGGCTCGGTCACCGTCGCGACGAACATGGCCGGCCGCGGCACCGACATCATGCTCGGCGGCAACGCGGAGTTCCTCGCCGTCTCGGAGATGAAGGCCAAGGGCCTCGACCCGGTGGAGACGCCGGACGAGTACGAGGCCGAGTGGGATGCCGTGTACGAAGGCACCCGCGACACGGTCGCCGAAGAGGCGGGCAAGGTCGTCGCCGCCGGGGGGCTCTACGTCCTCGGCACCGAGCGGCACGAGTCTCGTCGCATCGACAACCAGCTGCGCGGACGCTCCGGCAGGCAGGGCGACCCGGGCGAGAGCCGCTTCTACCTCTCGCTGACCGATGACCTCATGCGCCTGTTCCAGTCCGGCGCAGCCGAGGCGATCCTGGCCCGCACGAACTTCCCCGACGACGTCGCGATCGAATCGACGATGGTCAGCCGCGCGATCAAGAGCGCGCAGTCGCAGGTCGAGGCGCGCAACGCCGAGATCCGCAAGAACGTCCTCAAGTACGACGATGTCCTGAACCGTCAGCGCGAGGCGATCTACTCCGATCGCCGCCACATCCTGCAGGGCGATGACATCGCGGACCGCGTGCAGCACTTCATCGAAGACGCCATCAACGCCGTCATCGACGACCACACCTCGACCGGTCACACCGAGAGCTGGGACTTCGACGCCCTCTGGACCGAGCTGAAGACGCTCTACCCGGTGTCGGTCACGATCGACGAGGTCGTCGCCGAGGCGGGTACCAGGGGCCGCATCACTCCGGACGGTCTCAAGCGCGAGATCCGGTCGGACGCGATGATCGCCTACGGCGCGCGCGAGGAGACGCTCGGGGCCGCGGCCACGCGCGAGCTCGAGCGCCGCGTCGTCCTGCAGGTGCTCGACCGCCGCTGGCGCGACCACCTGTACGAGATGGACTACCTCAAGGACGGCATCGGCCTGCGCGCGATGGCCCAGCGCGACCCGCTGATCGAATACCAGCGCGAGGGCTTCCAGATGTTCCAGTCGATGATGGGGCAGATCAAGGAGGAGTCGGTCGGCTACCTCTACAACCTCGAGGTGGAGGTCCGTCGCCCTGCCGAAGGCGAGGGCGAAGTCGTCGCCGAGGTCGAGGCGAAGGGTCTGGGCGCGGCACCGGTCGAGGGTCAGCGTCTCCAGTATTCGGCGGCCAACGACGCCGGCGAGGTCGAGGTGCGCAACGACCGCGGGCAGGTGCAGCAGGCGGCGACCAGTCGCGTGCGGCAGGCTGCGGCGGCAGCATCCGCCGCGTCTGCACCGGCCGCTCCCGTGGCCGAAGCTCCGCGCGGAGCGTTCGGACAGCGGACCGACGCCGCGGCACCGGCTCCGCAGAACCGCGCCGAGCGCCGCGCCGCCGACAAGCGCAAGTAG
- a CDS encoding PadR family transcriptional regulator: MSVRQSLLAILSRGACYGYQLRTEFDRRTGGTWPLNVGQIYSTLDRLERDGLVAKGESDAQGHVYYEITDAGRADLAGWLEHPVLRSAPPRDELAIKIAVAATLPGVDGRALVRAQRDASAARLAQARRARDEAGAPGSAEAVASVLVADSLVFAAEAEVRWLEHAESVLAQHPDHALELEPTAERPKRGRPPRPVGTASARHEIR; the protein is encoded by the coding sequence ATGTCGGTGCGACAGAGCCTGCTGGCGATCCTCAGCCGGGGCGCCTGCTACGGCTATCAGCTGCGAACGGAGTTCGACCGGCGCACCGGCGGGACGTGGCCGCTGAATGTCGGCCAGATCTACAGCACCCTGGACCGGCTCGAGCGCGACGGGCTCGTCGCGAAGGGCGAAAGCGATGCGCAGGGGCACGTCTATTACGAGATCACGGATGCCGGTCGCGCCGACCTCGCCGGCTGGCTGGAGCACCCGGTCCTGCGTTCCGCTCCGCCACGGGACGAACTCGCGATCAAGATCGCGGTGGCGGCGACCCTTCCAGGGGTGGACGGCCGGGCGCTGGTGCGCGCGCAACGCGACGCCTCGGCCGCTCGCCTCGCGCAGGCGCGACGCGCCCGCGACGAGGCGGGCGCGCCCGGGAGCGCGGAGGCCGTGGCATCCGTCCTCGTGGCCGACTCGCTCGTCTTCGCGGCCGAGGCCGAGGTGAGGTGGCTCGAACATGCCGAGAGCGTGCTGGCGCAGCATCCGGATCATGCATTGGAACTGGAGCCGACCGCCGAGCGGCCCAAGCGCGGCCGGCCACCGCGCCCCGTCGGCACCGCCTCCGCCCGTCACGAGATCCGGTGA
- a CDS encoding DEAD/DEAH box helicase: MTFSDLGLGDAVLKALSDVGYETPSAIQAATIPTLLAGRDVVGLAQTGTGKTAAFALPILDRLDVSQKTPQALVLAPTRELALQVCEAFEKYASHVKGVHVLPVYGGQGYGVQLSALRRGVHVIVGTPGRIMDHLDKGTLDLSELKYLVLDEADEMLKMGFAEDVETILKDTPSTKQVALFSATMPAAIRRISQQYLHDPEEITVKTKTTTSATISQRYLIVSYQQKIDALTRILEVENFEGMIVFARTKSATEEIAEKLRARGYSAAAINGDIAQVQRERTVHQLKSGKLDILVATDVAARGLDVERISHVVNFDIPTDTESYVHRIGRTGRAGRSGDAISFVTPRERGLVNAIERATRQPLTLMQLPTADDVNVTRLARFDDRITAALGQTERIDGFRDVIAHYVRNHDVPEVDVAAALAVVAQGESPLLLEPEPVRPKREFEDRPDRGDRPGRFDRDERGERPARRQRPNNGRLTTYRIAVGKRHRVEPRQIVGALANEGGLSRGDFGAIQIRPDFSLVELPADLPAGTLERLADTRISGKLIELRPDSGGPARRSSDDRPPRKPRHKGSYDS; the protein is encoded by the coding sequence ATGACGTTCTCCGACCTGGGGCTGGGCGACGCAGTGCTCAAGGCACTCAGCGATGTCGGCTACGAGACCCCCTCCGCCATCCAGGCGGCGACGATTCCGACGCTGTTGGCCGGCCGCGACGTCGTGGGTCTCGCCCAGACCGGCACCGGGAAGACGGCGGCCTTCGCGCTGCCGATCCTGGACCGTCTGGACGTCTCGCAGAAGACCCCGCAGGCGCTCGTGCTGGCACCGACCCGCGAGCTCGCGCTGCAGGTGTGCGAAGCGTTCGAGAAGTACGCGTCGCACGTCAAGGGCGTCCATGTGCTGCCCGTCTACGGCGGTCAGGGCTACGGCGTGCAGCTGTCGGCGCTCCGTCGCGGCGTGCACGTCATCGTCGGGACTCCCGGTCGCATCATGGACCACCTCGACAAGGGCACGCTGGACCTGTCGGAGCTCAAATACCTCGTCCTGGATGAAGCCGACGAGATGCTGAAGATGGGCTTCGCCGAAGACGTCGAGACGATCCTCAAGGACACGCCCTCCACGAAGCAGGTCGCGCTGTTCTCGGCGACGATGCCCGCGGCGATCCGGCGCATCTCGCAGCAGTACCTGCACGACCCGGAAGAGATCACGGTCAAGACCAAGACCACGACCTCGGCGACGATCTCGCAGCGCTACCTGATCGTGTCGTACCAGCAGAAGATCGACGCCCTGACCCGGATCCTCGAGGTGGAGAACTTCGAGGGGATGATCGTCTTCGCCCGCACCAAGAGCGCCACTGAGGAGATCGCGGAGAAGCTGCGGGCCCGGGGCTACTCGGCTGCGGCGATCAACGGCGACATCGCACAGGTGCAACGCGAGCGCACCGTCCACCAGCTCAAGTCCGGCAAACTCGACATCCTCGTCGCCACCGACGTCGCAGCCCGCGGCCTGGACGTCGAGCGCATCTCGCACGTGGTCAATTTCGACATCCCGACCGACACCGAGTCGTACGTGCACCGCATCGGCCGCACCGGGCGCGCGGGACGCTCCGGCGACGCGATCAGCTTCGTCACCCCGCGCGAGCGCGGTCTCGTCAACGCGATCGAGCGCGCCACGCGTCAGCCGCTCACCCTCATGCAGCTGCCGACCGCCGACGATGTGAATGTCACGCGCCTCGCGCGATTCGATGACCGCATCACCGCCGCGCTCGGGCAGACCGAGCGCATCGACGGGTTCCGCGACGTCATCGCCCACTACGTGCGCAACCACGACGTGCCCGAGGTCGACGTCGCCGCCGCCCTGGCCGTCGTCGCCCAGGGCGAGTCGCCGCTGCTTCTGGAGCCGGAGCCGGTCCGCCCCAAGCGCGAGTTCGAAGACCGCCCCGATCGCGGCGATCGTCCGGGCCGGTTCGATCGCGACGAACGCGGCGAGCGCCCGGCGCGCCGTCAGCGCCCGAACAACGGACGCCTGACGACCTACCGGATCGCCGTCGGCAAGCGCCACCGCGTCGAGCCCCGTCAGATCGTCGGCGCCCTCGCCAACGAGGGCGGCCTCAGCCGGGGCGACTTCGGGGCGATCCAGATCCGTCCCGATTTCTCGCTCGTCGAGCTCCCGGCGGATCTGCCCGCAGGCACCCTGGAGCGCTTGGCCGATACCCGCATCTCGGGCAAGCTCATCGAGCTGCGGCCCGACTCAGGCGGCCCCGCCCGGCGTTCCTCCGACGACCGTCCGCCCCGAAAGCCCCGGCACAAGGGCTCGTACGACAGCTGA